The genomic stretch ACTactattgtgagtagaatgacggaaatacatggtgaataGGTATCAGGCTTGCTaattttttgcccgaatatctctatcttGTTTTCCcgaatttacccccccccccccccgcccccccccccccccccccccccccccccccccccccccccccctccccccccccccccccccccgtctcgtacgcttatgtttgtttgtttaatttttattgatctTCCAAAACAAGACGATCATCGCGATGCCcaaaagtttatttgtttgtttaacgacaccactagagtacattaatgtattaatcatcaactactggatgtcaaacatttagtaatttcgacatataaccTTAGAAAGGTAACCCTctgcattttttccattagtaacagtggatcttttatatgcaccgtcccacagacaggatagcacatgccaccgCTTTtcacataccagtcgtagtgcactggctggagcatgaaatagcccagtgaagtccactgacggggatcgatcccaaaccgaccgcgcgtaAAGCGGatgctttacaactgggttaTAGCCTGCCCTTAATGAGTCACATCCTCATTAAATTCAAAACATAatgacctcaaaacatttcacctgtTAAcctttaattagattgtaccggcctcggtggcatagtggttaggccatcggtcttcaggctggtaggtgctgggtcgcggatcccagtagaggcatgggatttttaatccagataccgactccaaaccctgagtgagtgctccgcaaggctcaatgggtaggtgtaaaccacttgcaccgaccagtgatccataactggttcaacaaaggccatggtttgtgctatactgcctgtgggaagcgcaaataaaagatcccttgctgctaatcggaaagagtagcccatgtagtggcgacagcgggtttccactcaaaatctgtgtggtccttaaccatatgtctgacgccatataaccgtaaataaaatgtgttgagtgcgtcgttaaataaaacattttttttttttttttaattagattgcattaACATGAATGCAATTCCAAATTTTCTTCAGCAGCAGTTAATAACATTaatgctttttaaaatattttctggcaGCTCTCAGAACAGACCAAAAAAATCTGTTGCGTCCAAGTTAGCTAGAACTAAAGCTCTGCAATGTgacattgaaaacaaagaaaagaaggaaggaaggaaggaagaaaggaaatgttttatttaacgacacactccaacacattttatttacggttatatggcgtcggacatatggttaaggaccacacagacattgaaggagcaaacccactgtcgccacttcgtgggctactcttttcaattagcagcaagggatcttttatatgtaccatcccatagacaggataggacataccacggcctttgatgtaccagtcgtagtgcactggttggagcgagaaatagcccaatgggcccactgacggggatcgatcccaaaccgacagcggatccagcgagcgctttaccactgggctacgtctcacgcGCTCTTTTgcgctctttctctctctctctctctctctctctctctctctctctctctctctttcacactatctatatgtatatcgttcctctctatatctctctctctctccgtctctctctgtatctttctttctctatatagatgggttgtaggcaaagtgggttgtaggtaGAAAGGGAGGTAAcctccattttcacgggttcaaaCTAACGACTGCGACATTAACGTTACCTCTCCCACGTTGTGTTGCAGCATGGCGACGTCATCCACTAAACTGGTGGTGATCCTCTCCATCGTCATGTTCCTCTGTGGCATCGCCATGCTCATCGTCGGCATCGTCCTCGGTGTCAGGGCAACACAGACCGCCAACAACGCCCCCTGCGTTTCGCCCGACCAAGTGGTGGCCCCCACCACGCCCCCGGCAGCCCCCACCACCGAAGCTCCTGGACCAACACCATCACCCTCCAAGGAGGGCCGCTACCGATATGCAGGGATTGCTACCGACACTGAGATTTGTTCAAAAGTCGGAATGTAAGTagaattttgtttcttttgtttaacgacaccactagagaacattgatttattaatcatctgctattggatgtcaaacatatggccattttgacacagtcatagaggaaatccggtaaaaccagtttaaaatgtaagtgtgaATGCGATCTTTTCACTAAACCGGTTTAGTTAAactgatatatctaaaacaCTGCCGTATGCGGTTTAGTTAAACTGGTATAACTAAAACAGTTGAAATGTAAATGTGAACACAAACTATTTTAGTTAAAACCAGTATAACGGGGAAATGACAGTGACGTCACAGTGACAATAAACACTAACACCATTAAGAACGGCTTTAACGTTGTTGTTTTGATTACTTGCGCATGTGCGAATAACTAcacttattatataacatttagtgaaatttcgtaaaatatcagtgaaataaaagtgttatcagtcactcagtgacgataatacattttagagtgaaaatttcactatttcactctaaaatgtgttaccGTCACTGTAAAAAAGCCGGAattattttgctgctggcattttaaaactaaaggtaaattgccaaaagttatataataaatagaaaatttcatgttttttgtcaaatatgatttatatctcacgagatgagatataaatcatatttgacaaaagacaTGGAATATCGTCTATTTCCCACTTATATCGGTATAGCTGTTACATGTGTGAACGCTCGTCATTTCCAACCAACAGTGGTTTAGCTAAACCGCTATAGTTCAACAGCTTGAGTGTGCACGCAAACTGGTTTAGTTAAACTGGTATAAGGCGGAAATGACAATGACGTCACAGTCAGAATAAGCAGAGGCagaagaccacagttatttgtgaattttCAGTCGAGATCGATGCATGCCAGTCCCTGACGTCCTAAATGgccacctatggtttaaaaataaagaaacatacaGGAATTTTCAGTCTCAAGtaaattacattgatttattaatcgtcggctattggatgtcaaatatttggtaattttgacatatagtcttagagagaaaacccgcttaattttttcgattagtagcaagggatcttttatatgcacaatcccacaaacaggatagcacataccacagcctttgttatacaagtcgtggtggaacgaaaaatagcacaatggacacatcgacggggatcgatcccagaccactagatttttccattaatagcatgggatcttttatatgcaccatcccacagaaaggatagcacataccacggcctttgttatacaagtcgtggtggaacgaaaaataacacaatggacccatcgatggggatcgattccagaccggtAGATTTTTCcaactagtagcaagggatcttttatatgcactttcccacagacaggatagcacataccactgcctgttataccagtcgtagtggaacgaaaaatagcccatcgacggtgatcgatcctagaacgagCGCGCTTCAGGCTAGCGCTTTACTGCTGGGATAcgaaccttttatatgcaccattccgcagacaggacagcacataccacggcctgtgatataccagtcgtggtgcactggctggaacaaaaagtACAAATCATCAAAtcaagtggtaaagcactcgcttgatgcgcggtcagtttgggatcgacccacgtcggtgggcccattgggctatttctcgttcctgtcagtgcaccacgactggtatatcaaaggccgtggtttgtgctatcctgtctgtgggatggtgcatataaaagatcccttgctgctaatcggaaagagtagcccatgaagtggcgacagcaggtttcctctctcaaatatctgtgtggtccttaaccatatgtccgacgccatataaccatacataaaatgtgttgagtgcgtcgtaaaataaataattttcttctattcaatgtttttttttttgattttttgacAGCGACATAATGGCACGCAAGGGCGGTTCAGCTGTCGATGCTGCCATAGCAACCAATCTGTGCGTTGGGTCAGTTAACTTCGAGAGTAACGGTCTTGGAGGAGGCCATTTCATGACCATATACAAGAAGTAAGTAACCCGTAGTCCAGTGCTCGCCTTGAGCTTGTGGTGGTTACGTCATTAAGACTGGTAGTATTAGGGTTCGAAACTCAGAATcggaaacctttttttttcttttttcttttgttttgtttatttatttatttttttctctcattctttggttttttttctctccgtctgtctctctgtttgtctgtctgtctttgtctaactctctctctctctctctctctctctctctctctctctctcctctctctctctctctctctctctctctctctctctctctctctctctctctgtctctctctcaaagaaaaaaaaccttgagCGAAACTGGGGTCAATGGCTTtaaaacagaaagaagaaaaaaggtagATAAAACGGTCAATGACCAAGCATATTGCAATATTCCCGTTTCGTGGGTTGTTCAGTATACATATCTCTTTcaggacaaatcaaatgtaagtTAGCGTCAGGCAATATTTTGTCAAGTCATTTAGAAGGTCAACTGACTTTTAAGGATGAAGAACGCCGTAGCTGAATCTGACTGTGTGGACATATTCTACATAGAAATCATTAACTGGAAATTTGTAAGCATCGACAAAAGACTTAATTTTATCACAGCTGTTCTTTGTAATATTATCCATAGAAAATGTCTTGTTTTTCTGAACCTATTCACGCCTGGGTCGTTGCACACGTTCTATTGTACCGGGGTCTGCGTAACAGAGACCGTCGGTTCACATTTAATATCCTATCAAGGTCGATGTAAAcagatttttctttttcaaatagaGAAATATACAGAGCATCGTATTATCATTGACAAATGGGGCAAATGGGCGCCACGTCGCAGGAACTATACTATATGTGGTCATAgcgttatatgtttatatatatatatacatggtggcaggacgtagcccagtggtatagcgctcgcttgatgcacggtcggtttgggatcgatatccgtcgttgggcccacaaggctatttctttttccagccaatgcaccacgactggtatatcaaaggccgaggtatgtgctatcctgtctatgggatggtgcatatcaaatattccttgctaaaatgtagcgggtttcctctccaagactatatgtcaaaattaccaaatgtctgacatccaatagccgatgattaatacaattTCTTTTCTTGGTTTGTTGATAGGATGCATGTATCAGGTTTGTAATGAAATTTTATTTGGCTTCCTCGAAGAATGACCAGATCCAGTAGCCgatcattaaaaaaatcaatgtgctctagtggtgtcgttaaacaaaacaaactttaagtttataTACATGGGGTGCCACATGGCGTTTTAGAAGACTTAAAATCTATGTTATTAACAACCTACAATATTTGGATAAAATCGCAATTCCATCTTCTGTTGTACGCTGTTCTGGTTTCAACCTCTAGTATATGCTGCACAACAGCCGTATactcaatacaaatatattggGAATAAATAGTAgtatttgcataaataatcagtttcataatataaaattattgtttcTACTAATCAAAGATATGGCTCTTTTTACTTCGTGCACCTTGaacggttttttttattttttatttttttaaatgtaattgttgttttttttgcttttacttttttttcccttcagttgtttgttgttgtttttgttgtttttttattaccgGGACGACTAATGCTACTAAGACTGTCCACTGTTACGACGAAGTTGGTCAACTAGACGGTTGCTTTGTAACTTCCCCAACTCTCGACTTACGATGGGTTGTAAGAGCGCTCGTGACAGCAATAcattggccaactttctgctggcagttggtagtcttaaCGTAGCATTAGCCGAACCATATGTTTGTTGTCGCCATCTAAGCATGGCCATTGTAAGGTGTGTTTTAATAGGCTTTTATTCATGGTTTTTTTCCTTGACATTGGGGAAAAAAGGGGagcgcaccccccccccccctccaatacCCCGATCCGCGCCTAGGTGTGACGGGCAGCTTGCTCCCCGCTAGGTATAGCCCAGAcgttgttttcctttttttttttttttatctgtgtggTTTTATTGTGTACATGACCATGAGATCGCGTCGTGGTTGAGTTCTTGcgcacaataaaaaaaacattccaagAAGCGAAAATAACTTACATGACCTTCATATTTCACAGCAAATACTTTAATTCATATACAATAAACCCGCAGCGTagaatacagagagagagagagagagagagagagagagagagagagagagagagagagagagagagagagagagagagagagagagagagagagagagttcttgcgcataataaaaaaacattccaaGAAGCGAAAACAACTTACATGACCTTCATATTTCACAGCAAATACTTTAATTCATATACAATAAACCCGCAGCGTagaatacagagagagagagagagagagagagagagagagagagagagagagagagagagagagagagagagagagagagagagagagagagagagagagagagatttttttATTGAGCATACAGTTGTTATACAGCGTACAACGTATAATATAAGGTGGAGTTGAAGTTTGCAGCAAATGACGGTTAcagataaaatattcatttcatttcaacttattttcgtgcttatatccaattaaggttcatgcacgctgtcctggacacacacctcagctatctggactgtctgtccaggagagagggttagttgttagtggttaatgagaaagaagaggatgtagctaagtggtcttacacctacccaccgagtcatcaaaactcgctctgggtgtgagacggtactgggctgcgaaccctgtacctacccgccttatgtccgatggcttaaccacgacacgaccgaggccgataccgggctgcgaaccatgtacctaccagcctcatgtccgatggcttaaccacgacactaccgaggccggtaccaggctgcgaacccagtacctacccgccttatgtccgatggcttaaccatgacaccaccgaggccggtaccgggctgcgaacccagtacctaccagccttacatgtatgtccgatggcttaaccacgacaccaccgaggccgataccgggctgcgaacccagtacctaccagctgtttcccgttccaaccagtaaatTCCACCGGATTCGTGTTCAGTGACCAAAATGGCCATAGAAAATGCAAAGGCATCAAAATTCGACCCGGATTTGCCCAAGCCTACTATGTGTCAATATACCATTACATACATATCCGCTATATACCAAACCCAGTAGCCGATCATTaaaaaatcaacgtgctctagtggtgtcgttaaacacatttttttcttgGTTTGTTAATAGAATGCATATATCAGGTTCGTAATACAATTGTATTTGGTTTCCTCTAAGCATGACCagatccagtagccgatgattaaaaaccaacatgctctagtggtgctgttaaagaAAACTCACATGAACTGTTTTGTGTTGTACAGATCGACGAACGAGTCATTCGCTGTGATGGCGCGAGAACAAGCCCCGGCGGCGGCCACGGAGACAATGTACGTCGGCCTGACGGACTACAACAACAACGTCGAAGGTAAGACACGTACAATGACGGGGATTGCAGGGTGTATaccacagggcttctagattatggtagccccac from Gigantopelta aegis isolate Gae_Host unplaced genomic scaffold, Gae_host_genome ctg7487_pilon_pilon, whole genome shotgun sequence encodes the following:
- the LOC121366853 gene encoding glutathione hydrolase 1 proenzyme-like, with amino-acid sequence MSADGVYKLDSGKHSMATSSTKLVVILSIVMFLCGIAMLIVGIVLGVRATQTANNAPCVSPDQVVAPTTPPAAPTTEAPGPTPSPSKEGRYRYAGIATDTEICSKVGIDIMARKGGSAVDAAIATNLCVGSVNFESNGLGGGHFMTIYKKSTNESFAVMAREQAPAAATETMYVGLTDYNNNVE